ATTGATATAATTGATTTTGATTATCCGTACTGGCATACCTTACAAGACACCCCAGATAAATGCAGTGCTCAAAGTCTACAAATAATTGGAAATGTGCTAACAGAATTCATTTATAAATCAAACGAGAGGTAACAAATAAAGATAATGAATAAAATCTTTACAAAAGATGAACGAAAAATTATTGTTTTCCTTATTGCATTTCTTGCGCTTGGGCTGATAGTTGTTAATGCAAGAAATCTTATCCAAACTGTTAATACTAAAGATAAGGAAAATATTCAGGATAGCTTAGAAGTTGTTATTGAAAAATCTCATACTGTGCCAAAAATCAATATAAATGAGGCAGATATAGAAACTCTGTCGGAGTTGCCTGGAATAGGCCCTAAAAAATCTAAGACAATTTTTGATTATAGAGAACAAATTGGAGAATTCAAGTCTTTGATAGAACTCACAAAGGTAAAAGGGATTGGCAAAAAGACACTTGCGAAACTCCTCCCCTATCTTGAAATGATTGGTGATTCAGCAGAAGTGAGGGCATTCTTTACTAAAGACAAATCAATAAAAATTTTAGGAAAAGTAAATATCAATACTGCATCTAAATCTTACTTAATGTCTCTTCCTGGTATTGGTGAAGGTAAAGCAAATGCAATAATTGAATATCGTAAAAATAATGGTCCTTTTAAATCTATTGAGGAGATAAAAAATGTGAAAGGAATAGGAAAGGGAATATTTGAAAAAATTGAGGACAAAATTGAAGTTTCCGAATAAAAACTGAAGTAAAGGGGTAAGAAGTATGATAACACTTAAAGAGATAAAAAATGCTTTAGGACAGCATAAAGAGGAGATTAAGAAAGAATACAAAGTTAAAGAGATCGGTATTTTTGGTTCGTATGTAAGAAATGAGCAAAAAGGCAAAAGTGATGCGGATATACTTGTAACATTTTACGAACCCATCGGATTATTTGAATTTTTAGATTTAGAAGAATATATTGAAAAGATAATTGGAATAAAGGTTGACCTTGTTTCAAAAAATGCATTAAAATCTATTATTGGAAAGTATATCTTGAAAGAGGTTGTTTATATATGAAATATACATGTCAGCAAGCCGACACAAGGAGCATGAAAATTTACTAATTTTAATAATGCAACAGGATAAACCTGTTGCTACCCGCTCGCTAGCTGGTGGGTATCCCCAATTGAATTGGGGACGGGTTTATCCCGAATTGAAATACAAAGGATTTTCAAATGAAAACACGAGAGTTAAAGATTATACAAATAAACTAATGTGAAAACATTCTTATAAAAAATTCAAAAGACTCATTAAGGCAAAATAACATGACAGAGAAAGAAGATTTCATCCCAACGCCCTCTTTAGCAAAATTGTATGAAGAACAAGATAATTACAAACAAGCATTGGAAATATATCAACAACTTTTGGATAAAAAGAAGGATGATGAATTCCTGCAAAAAAAGGTTGAATACTTACAAGATATAATTCAAAATGTAAACAGGAAAGCACATGATAACATAGAAAGTTTTATCTTAAATAGGAAAAATAAGAAATTCTTCCAGATTTCAAAACCAAATAATAAACAAAAAAAACCAAACCAAAATGAACTTAATAAGATTATGAAAGCAAGTGGAGATTTATCAAGCTATCTTGCGGATAGATTCTCTGATTTAACCATTGACCAATTTTGCTCATTTCTTGTAAGTGTTCTTGGAAAAAATAGGAAACTAAAAGATATAAAACTCTCTGAAATACTAAATGCTTTGGAAAAACTTTAGCCCTTACTAAAGTAGTCATTCGTAGTCATTAGGTCATTAGTGGTCATTTATAGTGGTTAGGAGGAAGAATGAAATTAGAAGATTTGCAGGTTTATAGATTATCAATGGATATGGGAGAAAGGGTTTGGAAAATTGTTGATAAATGGAACTATTTTTCAAAAGATACTATTGGCAAGCAATTGGTGTGGGCAGTGGACTCGGTGGCTGCAAATCTGAGTGAAGGATTTGGAAGGTTTCATTTCAAAGAGAATAAACAGTTCGCTTATTATGCAAGAGGTTCCTTGTATGAAACAAAAACCTGGCTTACAAAAGCACACAATAGGAAGTTGATGAATGATGAGGAATTTCAATTATTCCAAAATGATGTTAATTCAATAGGAGTAAAATTGAATAATTATATCAATTCCATAGGTAAACAAAAAGGAACTTGCTAACCATAAATGACAATAAATGACACGAGCAAAGCGAGTAAATGACTATAAATGACNNNNNNNNNNNNNNNNNNNNNNNNNNNNNNNNNNNNNNNNNNNNNNNNNNNNNNNNNNNNNNNNNNNNNNNNNNNNNNNNNNNNNNNNNNNNNNNNNNNNCATAGAATTTTTGGCGCAGTGGATAAAGTTACAGATTTAATTGCAATAGCAAAACCGCTTGGAGATTTGAAAGGATTATTTAAACATATTACAGAAGCTGGAATAAAAATCGCAGTTGCAACTTCTGACCTTGCGGAACGATGCGAAAAAATTATGGAAGCATTTGGCATCTTAGAGTATATCTCTACAATAATTGGTGCTGATAGCATAAAGAATGATAAACCTGCGCCTGATATGGTCCTAAAAATATGTGAGAATGTGAATATTCCTCCAGGACAAACTGCTGTGGTTGGCGATAATGTCTGGGACCATCAAATGGCAAAAAATGCTGGTTGTCCCCTATCTATTGGCGTTCTCACAGGAAAAGATGATTATGAAACAATGATAAAATTTGCTGATTGTGTGGTTGAATCAATTGATGATATAAAAATTGTTAATTGGTGAATTTGTTGACAACTCGCAAATTTACTAATCATTTTTAAATATTCTACAGTAAAATTATTTATCTGTGAATATCTGTGTTTACCCCGTGTAATATAAAACGCTTCACTATTACACGGGGTGAATCTGTGGCAAAAAAGGAAACCATGAGAAAAATAAACATTGCAAAAGAAAAAAACAGAATCATATCATTTATCAAAAAGTATGTTCATAATTCAGGATTCAAAAAAGGAATAATCGGCTTATCGGGTGGATTAGATTCATCCGTTTCTGCTTATTTAACAGTAGAAGCGCTTGGCAAAGAAAATGTCATCGGCATCTTAATGCCATACAAAACCATCTCTTCGCAATCTCTTGAAGATGGAAAACTCATTGCTGAAAATTTAAGCATAAAGTATTACATCCGCGAAATCTCTCCAATGGTTGACAGCTATTTTGACAAATATGAAAAAGATGCAAATGTTCTTCGTCGTGGAAACCGAATGGCTCGCGAAAGAATGTGTATCTTATATGACCTTTCTGCTAAGGAAAGTGCTCTGGTCATAGGAACAGGAAATAAAACTGAAATTTATCTTGGTTATGTGACACAATTTGGTGATTCTGCCTGTGCAATAGAGCCACTTGGTCATCTATATAAAACCGAAGTTTTGGAAATAGCAAAATTCCTAAATATTCCTTCGCAAATTATCAATAAAACCCCGAGTGCCGATTTATGGCAAGGACAAACTGATGAAGATGAACTTGGTATAAAATATGAAGTTGCAGATGAGATTCTTTACTTTATTCTTGATGAGAAACTTTCAAATGAAGAAATTATGAAAAAAGGCTTTTCAATTGATGAAATCGTTCACATAAAAAATTTAATGGAAAAATCAGAATTCAAACGCAGAATGCCATTATTATTAAATTAAATTTCAAATTACAAAACCCAAATGTCAAATGAAATCCAAATAAATAAATGTCAAATTATTAATACCAACTTCATTTTTCTGAATTTTTTGTAATTTTGATTTTGGAATTTATTTGTAATTTGAAATTTGTTATTTGTCATTTTCTTTCTCTTTGTGGTTAATAAATTATGATATAATATGAAGGTTAGTGTCTATTAGTGATAATTCATGGTTCAATAAAAAATATGAAAAAACTTATTGGAATCTTTCCACCAAAGCGATGCCAGATTTGCAAAAAACATCTGGCTAACAGAAAATGCTTAAAAACAAAAAGAAATATCTGTTTCCATTGCTGTAATCAAATTCGAATAAAGATGGAATGCCCTACAGAATGCAAATTCGCTCTTAAACAAAGTTCAAAAAAAGACGAGCTGATGCTTAATAACTACTCCGAATCAATTGCAGAGCAGCAGGAACTTATGAATCTACATATAAGAAAATGGATACATACAAAAAATCCCCTGTTCAATAATATGTCCCCTATAGAACTTGCAAGAACAAAGGATGGCAAAAGTCAAATAAATAAATTCCTTGAAAAATATGAATCAAAATTTAAATCAACTCTCAACTATAATTATGTTCGGGAAAAACTTTCAATTCCAATTAAAAAGAAAACCACTCTTAATCATGAAGAAATGGCTGAGAAATTTCTAAACTTAGTAATAAATTATGACTATGAAAGGACAACCCAACTTCTCGTTAATAGTAAAATATATAATAGTAAAGAACTTAAAACAAATTACCTTAAAAGAAACTTTCAAAATAAAGCTTTTAAAGCAATAAAAGTGTTTGACCTTATCCGTTCTGCTTTAAGCAAAGAACAAAACCAGGCGATTGTAGAATTTGAAATCAATGGTAAATATCCTCTATCAATCGTTTTGAAAAAAATCAACAATCAATGGAAGATAGATAAAAAAGTATTTGGTGAATCCGGCGTGGTGCTTTCTGAAAATGAATCTATCCAACGAGTTGCATATAAATATGCAAGTAAAAACTTTGATGGTGCTTATTCAGACTTGAAACAAAATCTCAAAATCTTTCCAGATTCTCCTGATTTGCATTATTATCTTGGTATCTATTACTCTACAAAAGGCAAAATAAAGGAAGCCAAACAATACTTCTTTAATGCTATGGAATTAGACCCAGATTTTGTTGAGGCGAAATATAACTATGCGTTCCTTTTTCAGTCAGAAGGGAATATGGAAAAAGCTCAACCAATCTATGAACAGATACTTCAACAAAAGGAAGATGTCAAAACATTAAATAATTTAGCGGTTATCTATGAGCATAATAATTCATTAGAAGAAGCGAAAATTCTTCTCAAAAAAGCCTTGAAATTGAACCCCACCTTTGAATTAGCACAAAAAAACCTGGAAAGAATTAGTGGTTTGCTCACGAAGACACATAAAAATATGAAAGCTACATGTCCTGAANNNNNNNNNNNNNNNNNNNNNNNNNNNNNNNNNNNNNNNNNNNNNNNNNNNNNNNNNNNNNNNNNNNNNNNNNNNNNNNNNNNNNNNNNNNNNNNNNNNNAGCGAAAATTCTTCTCAAAAAAGCCTTGAAATTGAACCCCACCTTTGAATTAGCACAAAAAAACCTGGAAAGAATTAGTGGTTTGCTCACGAAGACACATAAAAATATGAAAGCTACATGTCCTGAATCCCCAATTTAATCGGGGATGGGACACCCCATTAAATAGGAAAGGATTTAACCCCAGTGAAATAGGAAGAAATTTCACGGGGCAGGCAAAGGAGAATGAAAATAACACACCCCCTCCGATGAATCGGAGACCCCTCTTAATAGAGGGGAATTCCAAAAAATCCCCTCTTGAGAGGGGTGGACATCCCGATTCATCGGGATGGACGGGGTGTGTAACCTGCCTGTCCGGCGTAGCTTTAGCGTAGACGGACGTGCTATTTTCAGATGAAAAACAATAATAGATGAAACTCAAAAAGTCTATATTTTATAAAATAATAATCTCATCTTTATTCCTGATTTTCCTTTTCTATTTTGTGAAACCAAATCAAATTTTACAAGCTTTGGGACAAGCAAATCTTTTCTGGGTCCTCCTTGCACTATTACTACTTCCGATTAATTTATCTTTACAATTTCTAAGATGGAAATCATTAGTAGTTATAGGCAACAAGAATGTTCCAAATAGTGAAATACTAAAATCAATATTTTACAGTTTTTCATATAGTATTTTTACACCAGCAAGATTGGGTGAAATTGGGAGAGCATTTCATATTTCAGATTCCAAAAGAGGTGATTTAATTGCTCTTGCTCTCTATGAAAAAATTTTTGCTTTTTGTTCACTCTTGCTCTTTGTTTTATTATCTTTAGTATTCTTCAAAAGCCATTTTTATCTTTTGGGTTTATTTATTTTAGCTTTAATAATAGTAGAGTTAAAAAAAATTGTAAAACTAATACCCTATTTTAGAAAATACGAACAAATTATCCAAAGAGTTAACACATTAAAGATATCTTTAATATCTGTAACTTTAGTCTTTGTGTATATTTTTCAGTTCTATCTAATACTAAATGCTTTTAAAAATGTTCCATTTTTTCATTCAATTTTTATGATTTCATTAGTTATCTTTTTTAACTCGTTACCAATAACTTTAAGTGGTTTGGGCATACGAGAATTACTTTCTGTATGCTTTTTTAAAGTTCTTGAGGTTTCACCAGCAAGTGCTGCAAGTGCGGCTTTTCTAATATTTTGCATCAATATACTAATTCCAACTTTTTTGGGATTTGTATTGCATTTAATCCCCAAAAAAATTAAGTAGAAGGATTTTATTTTCAGATGATAACGAACAAATTTTTAGAGATTGCAATTACTGCTGCAAAAGAGGCGGGAAAAATCATAAATGACAATTTCCATAAACAGAAAAAAATATCTTATAAAGGCAAGATTGACCTTGTTACAAATATTGATAAAAAAGCTGAAAACATTATTATAAAGATTATAAGAAATTCATATCCAGATCACAATATCCTGACAGAAGAAAGCAAACATTCGCAAGACCCACATCAAGAATTCTGCTGGATAATTGACCCTCTGGATGGCACAACTAATTATGTCCATGAATTGCCATTTGTTTCTGTTTCTATTGCATTACAGAAAAATAGAGAAAGTATAATTGGCGCTGTTTATAATCCAATCAATAATGAACTGTTTTATAGTGAAATTGGGAAAGGCAGTTTTAGGAACAAACAAAAGATAAATGTTTCAAAAAACAATGATATTTGCAAAGCTTTCCTTGTTACTGGTTTTCCTTACAATATGGAGGATGAGCGGCGAAATAACATATATAACTTTACTAAAGTGATAAAGAGATGCCAGGGAGTGCGCAGATTAGGTTCAGCAGCAATTGACTTATGCTATGTAGCTGCTGGAATCTTTGATGGTTTCTGGGAATTGGAACTTTTCCCCTGGGATACTGCTGCTGGAATATTAATTGTAAAAGAGGCTGGTGGAAGAATTTCTAAGATCAATAATGAAAAATTTTCCATATTTGACAAAGAAATCGTTGCAACAAATGGTTTTATTCACAATGAACTTTTGAATATTTTTGCCACTTAATTCTAAAATCCTTACATTTTTTGGATATATTATTTTCCAGTGTTTCTCGGTGTTCTCGGTGGTAAATTGTTTTTGGTCTCAGTTTATCCAAGTTAGGAAATTAAGCAAAACTTGACAATGAAATAGCAAAGGGATAATAAATTTGTCATTTGTCATTTGTCATTTGTCATTTGTCATTTTCTGCCGGGGTGTAGCGCAGTCCGGATAGCGCGTTTGAATGGGGTTCAAAAGGTCCCGAGTTCAAATCTCGGCACCCCGACCAGTTTTTAAATGCAAAATATAAAATGTAAAGTTGTCAATTGAAAATCAAAAATAATATTGAATAATTTTCAAAGGTGCAAACCTCAGGACATTTTAATTTTGAATTTATAATTTTTAATTTATAATTTTTAATTTTTTTGTGGTGGATGTAGTTCAGCGGTAGAGCCCCGGATTGTGGTTCCGGTTGTCGTGGGTTCGAATCCCATCATCCACCCCATCTGGCAAAAACCCGAGTCGGGTTCTCTGAACTCGGCTCGGGTTTTTTTATTTCAGCAGACTGGACTTCATCCCGATTTACCTGTCCTGTGAAATCTCTTTTTTCTATTTCACTTAGGATCGGGATGGAGTTCAGAATGCGTAATTCGTCTCAAGTCCAGTTTCTCCGCCAGCTGGCGGACGGAGAACGGGTGTGCCTCTGTGGCAAGGTATTTTCAGATACAAAATAAAAAAACTTGACAAACTAAAAATAAAAAATTCTACATAAATTTAAATCAAAAAAAAATAAATCCTCCCTCGGAGGATAAAAAAGGAGTTAAGTAAAAACGAAAAAAGAAGTATGAAAATATTAAATTATAGAATTTTGTTTAGAAAAGAACCAGAGGGTGGTTATACAGTCATAGTTCCTTCCCTTCCCGGTTGTGTTACTTATGGAGATACAATAGATGAGGCAATAAAAATGGCAAAGGAAGCTATTCTATTATATATAGAAAGCTTAAAAGTGCATGGTGAAGAAATACCAACAGAGGACGGAACCTTTGAATATACATTAACGGTAAAAGCTTATGCCTAAGCTTCCTTCTATTACTCCACAAAAAGTTATTGCGATACTTGAAAAGAAGGGATTCATACTGGATAGAACTAAAGGAAGCCATCATATTTATTACAACATAGTGACAAGAAGGCGAGTCGTGGTCCCATTCCATAAAAAAGATTTGCCAAGAGGAACTTTGCTTGAAATTCTAAAACAAGCAGGCATAACTAAAAATGAGATAAGAGACTTGCTCTAATGAAAAACTTTACTCAAATGCCCAAACTATGGAAAATGCAACCTGTCCTCCATAAAACCATACTTCGCCTAGCCACAACCTCGATAAAATCAGGACATTCGCAAGGTTGGTACCAAAAAAAATTAAAAAATTTGACAAAAGATTTATGAGAATATTGTATATTTAATATCTTTAGGGAGAAACTGATGCTTACATTAGAGGAATCAATCAAGGTGTTACCACCAAATCTTAAAAAAGAGGTTTTTGATTTTGTCCAATTCTTACTATGTAAACAAACAAAAAGAAAAACCCAATTGTCATTAGATTGGGCAGGAAAATTACAAAAATATAAAAATCAGTTTACTTCAGTTGAACTACAAAAAAAAGCGTTAGAATGGTGGATACAATAGATGTATCTAATTGATAGCAATATCTGGCTTGAACTTCTCCTAAAACAAGAAAAATCTGATGATGTGGCTGATTTTCTAAAAAATATTCAGCTGGAAGAGTTAAATATTAGTGATTTTACTTTATATTCAATCGGTATTATTCTGAGCAAATTAAAAGAATTTGATGTGTT
This Candidatus Cloacimonadota bacterium DNA region includes the following protein-coding sequences:
- a CDS encoding ComEA family DNA-binding protein: MNKIFTKDERKIIVFLIAFLALGLIVVNARNLIQTVNTKDKENIQDSLEVVIEKSHTVPKININEADIETLSELPGIGPKKSKTIFDYREQIGEFKSLIELTKVKGIGKKTLAKLLPYLEMIGDSAEVRAFFTKDKSIKILGKVNINTASKSYLMSLPGIGEGKANAIIEYRKNNGPFKSIEEIKNVKGIGKGIFEKIEDKIEVSE
- a CDS encoding NAD+ synthase, whose amino-acid sequence is MRKINIAKEKNRIISFIKKYVHNSGFKKGIIGLSGGLDSSVSAYLTVEALGKENVIGILMPYKTISSQSLEDGKLIAENLSIKYYIREISPMVDSYFDKYEKDANVLRRGNRMARERMCILYDLSAKESALVIGTGNKTEIYLGYVTQFGDSACAIEPLGHLYKTEVLEIAKFLNIPSQIINKTPSADLWQGQTDEDELGIKYEVADEILYFILDEKLSNEEIMKKGFSIDEIVHIKNLMEKSEFKRRMPLLLN
- a CDS encoding lysylphosphatidylglycerol synthase domain-containing protein → MKLKKSIFYKIIISSLFLIFLFYFVKPNQILQALGQANLFWVLLALLLLPINLSLQFLRWKSLVVIGNKNVPNSEILKSIFYSFSYSIFTPARLGEIGRAFHISDSKRGDLIALALYEKIFAFCSLLLFVLLSLVFFKSHFYLLGLFILALIIVELKKIVKLIPYFRKYEQIIQRVNTLKISLISVTLVFVYIFQFYLILNAFKNVPFFHSIFMISLVIFFNSLPITLSGLGIRELLSVCFFKVLEVSPASAASAAFLIFCINILIPTFLGFVLHLIPKKIK
- a CDS encoding DUF2281 domain-containing protein is translated as MLTLEESIKVLPPNLKKEVFDFVQFLLCKQTKRKTQLSLDWAGKLQKYKNQFTSVELQKKALEWWIQ
- a CDS encoding tetratricopeptide repeat protein, yielding MTEKEDFIPTPSLAKLYEEQDNYKQALEIYQQLLDKKKDDEFLQKKVEYLQDIIQNVNRKAHDNIESFILNRKNKKFFQISKPNNKQKKPNQNELNKIMKASGDLSSYLADRFSDLTIDQFCSFLVSVLGKNRKLKDIKLSEILNALEKL
- a CDS encoding four helix bundle protein; the protein is MKLEDLQVYRLSMDMGERVWKIVDKWNYFSKDTIGKQLVWAVDSVAANLSEGFGRFHFKENKQFAYYARGSLYETKTWLTKAHNRKLMNDEEFQLFQNDVNSIGVKLNNYINSIGKQKGTC
- a CDS encoding type II toxin-antitoxin system HicA family toxin; the protein is MPKLPSITPQKVIAILEKKGFILDRTKGSHHIYYNIVTRRRVVVPFHKKDLPRGTLLEILKQAGITKNEIRDLL
- a CDS encoding HAD family hydrolase, yielding HRIFGAVDKVTDLIAIAKPLGDLKGLFKHITEAGIKIAVATSDLAERCEKIMEAFGILEYISTIIGADSIKNDKPAPDMVLKICENVNIPPGQTAVVGDNVWDHQMAKNAGCPLSIGVLTGKDDYETMIKFADCVVESIDDIKIVNW
- a CDS encoding inositol monophosphatase family protein, which translates into the protein MITNKFLEIAITAAKEAGKIINDNFHKQKKISYKGKIDLVTNIDKKAENIIIKIIRNSYPDHNILTEESKHSQDPHQEFCWIIDPLDGTTNYVHELPFVSVSIALQKNRESIIGAVYNPINNELFYSEIGKGSFRNKQKINVSKNNDICKAFLVTGFPYNMEDERRNNIYNFTKVIKRCQGVRRLGSAAIDLCYVAAGIFDGFWELELFPWDTAAGILIVKEAGGRISKINNEKFSIFDKEIVATNGFIHNELLNIFAT
- a CDS encoding nucleotidyltransferase family protein; translation: MITLKEIKNALGQHKEEIKKEYKVKEIGIFGSYVRNEQKGKSDADILVTFYEPIGLFEFLDLEEYIEKIIGIKVDLVSKNALKSIIGKYILKEVVYI
- a CDS encoding tetratricopeptide repeat protein, which codes for MLNNYSESIAEQQELMNLHIRKWIHTKNPLFNNMSPIELARTKDGKSQINKFLEKYESKFKSTLNYNYVREKLSIPIKKKTTLNHEEMAEKFLNLVINYDYERTTQLLVNSKIYNSKELKTNYLKRNFQNKAFKAIKVFDLIRSALSKEQNQAIVEFEINGKYPLSIVLKKINNQWKIDKKVFGESGVVLSENESIQRVAYKYASKNFDGAYSDLKQNLKIFPDSPDLHYYLGIYYSTKGKIKEAKQYFFNAMELDPDFVEAKYNYAFLFQSEGNMEKAQPIYEQILQQKEDVKTLNNLAVIYEHNNSLEEAKILLKKALKLNPTFELAQKNLERISGLLTKTHKNMKATCPE
- a CDS encoding type II toxin-antitoxin system HicB family antitoxin — protein: MKILNYRILFRKEPEGGYTVIVPSLPGCVTYGDTIDEAIKMAKEAILLYIESLKVHGEEIPTEDGTFEYTLTVKAYA